A single genomic interval of Fibrobacter sp. UWB13 harbors:
- a CDS encoding fibro-slime domain-containing protein codes for MLKKYVLGLFLGITAAFASGQQKTIAFFTPWSNTNAVLYMGGDSVATMTSLENYCGWFKATVDAPESDFKVYFKQTVGFNYVGAEGLVSTEPTMATEIALDSVMALSDTIWVQGYKTDVPALFSKYPGVLGDCPLKKIPVTVYDWLHGTKGDGDGSGKNGDPANGVSADFGSGGCSGKSKAVTGMVEYNLGPNGVPVRANPFPENCKITDHLDSWFLPQVIGMDTAGNEYTNMTCRDLYVSLDDDGFWLAEVSKDRISEGNEKNSDGMFLLDDFEYLDDAKTVPNPYFDQLKGTKIGKHNFGYTAKIQATFEYVPGQYFDFYGDDDVWVFIDNRLAVDIGGQHAQVAGAVDLDTIGQNTGNKLVPGKTYDFHIFYVERHTGSSNFRMRTSIDLHVDASIFLTSDNRNEGKRFEIWQINKKNKLSCNYDANSTELDTIGGVSTFTLTGGNLAGPEILDVGTHYEGIVITSDSTFYIDSAAIVSNVALAPGHYFLEITLKADPSQKTKVEITVPSYAVPSVAFMKTDWTILGKNVSGDTAQIGEWAYATYQVNIAFFEEWAKVNNYNRKINLSFSDVNIDILDTVDGNKINAVNLDANGKATFFVRANAPVSGVTLTAKGAAAGVSVWTDLVFAAPPVPRVSNAIAIDRNGDGRADSLYVHFDKSLKQKSKLDSIQFTFGESFNTTSKFTIVNENDIVITAENLTPQNCSGDVCGFGSKVFTGGTSDVYVGSLNNWFTYEDKGKTGRFYMENEPIADGVGPVILTAVKSKNNNGNVMLLLTFSETVSDESKKNFVQMFDFLCVRSGENRTPENPMLQGGTDKTMLLIYEATAKDAVLPTSGDRVRFTVDGIVTDLAQNKAHKENPWVVIAGDQELSLESPNVVLIGEDPYDIIKKDSVTQALLIPNTAQNAQEIGDSLGVQGSLVDFDVSKIMIEQTQTAVNHLDAFIESRIDNTVHYDTTVTSISEEEALVQLFNDIRTVVVDTSYGFSEETVNGILDGAINEGNYKLIVRPEDQALIATMVEANVDASRDTTIAIDEILSVTQTDLFDAIRQGKMDRELLQAGVSQELIDAIKNGDVNEFNIGEYRSGEKTVISGDDVELYYHTRYFSHLGEFVGDYSSSIKCSDRDLYGEEGCLKTKGRIFLAWNMRSNNGRLVGTGVYIERLEIKVIVNGKKNIHQVRDKLMGVRRKGGALSHKNSL; via the coding sequence ATGTTGAAAAAATATGTGTTAGGGCTGTTTCTAGGCATTACGGCTGCTTTTGCAAGCGGCCAACAAAAAACAATTGCTTTCTTTACTCCGTGGTCGAATACGAATGCTGTCCTTTATATGGGCGGCGATTCTGTAGCCACCATGACTTCGCTTGAAAATTACTGCGGGTGGTTCAAGGCTACGGTAGATGCCCCTGAAAGCGATTTCAAGGTTTACTTTAAACAGACCGTCGGATTTAATTATGTCGGCGCCGAAGGCTTGGTCTCGACGGAACCGACTATGGCGACTGAAATTGCGCTTGATTCTGTGATGGCCCTTTCGGATACGATTTGGGTTCAAGGCTACAAGACGGATGTGCCCGCGCTATTTTCGAAATATCCTGGCGTTCTTGGCGATTGCCCGCTAAAGAAAATTCCTGTGACTGTTTACGACTGGCTTCATGGAACTAAGGGCGATGGAGACGGTAGCGGTAAAAATGGCGACCCGGCAAACGGTGTGAGCGCTGATTTTGGGTCGGGTGGATGCTCTGGCAAATCGAAGGCTGTGACGGGCATGGTCGAATACAATCTCGGTCCAAACGGCGTTCCTGTTCGTGCAAATCCGTTCCCGGAAAACTGCAAGATTACGGATCATTTGGATAGCTGGTTCTTGCCACAGGTTATCGGCATGGATACTGCGGGTAACGAGTACACCAATATGACTTGCCGCGACCTTTATGTTTCTTTGGACGATGATGGATTTTGGCTTGCAGAAGTGTCGAAAGACCGCATATCGGAAGGCAACGAAAAGAATTCAGATGGCATGTTCCTACTGGATGATTTTGAATATCTCGATGATGCAAAGACCGTTCCGAATCCTTATTTTGACCAACTTAAGGGAACAAAAATCGGCAAGCATAATTTTGGCTATACTGCAAAAATTCAGGCGACCTTTGAATATGTTCCAGGGCAGTATTTTGATTTTTATGGAGACGATGACGTTTGGGTGTTTATTGATAATCGATTGGCTGTAGATATCGGTGGCCAGCACGCCCAAGTGGCGGGTGCCGTGGATCTCGATACGATTGGTCAAAATACTGGGAACAAGCTTGTTCCTGGAAAGACTTATGATTTCCACATCTTTTACGTTGAACGCCATACGGGTTCCTCGAATTTCCGCATGCGCACCTCCATTGACTTGCATGTGGATGCGTCGATTTTCTTGACGTCTGATAATCGCAATGAAGGAAAGCGTTTTGAAATTTGGCAAATCAATAAGAAAAATAAGCTGTCTTGCAATTACGATGCAAATTCAACGGAACTGGATACGATTGGAGGCGTCTCTACGTTTACTCTCACCGGCGGAAATCTTGCAGGACCTGAAATTCTTGATGTCGGAACGCATTACGAAGGCATCGTAATTACAAGCGATTCGACATTCTACATTGACTCGGCGGCGATTGTGTCGAATGTTGCCCTTGCTCCTGGTCATTACTTCTTGGAAATTACGTTGAAGGCAGATCCCAGCCAAAAGACTAAAGTTGAAATTACGGTTCCCTCTTATGCGGTGCCAAGCGTTGCTTTTATGAAGACGGATTGGACTATTCTCGGGAAAAATGTTTCTGGCGATACGGCGCAAATTGGCGAATGGGCGTATGCGACCTATCAAGTGAATATTGCCTTCTTTGAAGAATGGGCGAAGGTCAACAATTACAATCGAAAGATAAATCTATCATTCTCCGATGTGAATATTGATATTTTGGATACTGTGGACGGAAATAAAATCAATGCTGTGAATTTGGATGCAAATGGAAAAGCAACATTCTTTGTCCGTGCTAATGCGCCTGTGTCGGGCGTGACGCTTACGGCGAAGGGTGCTGCTGCAGGTGTGTCCGTGTGGACGGACCTTGTGTTTGCGGCTCCGCCGGTTCCCCGCGTGTCAAATGCCATTGCGATTGACCGAAACGGTGATGGTCGTGCCGATAGTTTGTATGTGCATTTTGATAAATCTCTCAAGCAAAAGAGCAAACTCGATTCTATCCAGTTTACTTTTGGGGAATCGTTTAATACGACTTCCAAGTTTACGATTGTCAATGAAAATGATATTGTAATTACGGCTGAAAACTTGACTCCGCAAAATTGCTCTGGGGATGTGTGCGGCTTTGGAAGCAAGGTCTTTACAGGGGGCACCTCGGACGTTTATGTCGGAAGTTTAAACAATTGGTTTACCTATGAAGACAAAGGAAAGACTGGTCGCTTCTATATGGAAAATGAACCCATTGCTGATGGGGTCGGGCCTGTTATTCTTACGGCTGTAAAATCAAAAAATAATAATGGAAATGTAATGCTCTTGCTTACTTTCAGCGAAACCGTGTCCGATGAATCCAAAAAGAATTTTGTACAAATGTTCGATTTCCTCTGTGTACGTTCAGGAGAAAATCGTACTCCTGAAAATCCGATGCTGCAAGGAGGGACTGATAAAACCATGTTGCTCATTTACGAGGCGACTGCAAAAGATGCGGTGCTCCCGACTAGTGGTGATCGCGTTCGTTTTACCGTTGATGGAATTGTTACGGACCTTGCACAAAATAAGGCCCATAAAGAGAACCCTTGGGTTGTCATAGCCGGGGATCAGGAACTTTCTCTTGAAAGTCCCAATGTGGTACTGATTGGCGAAGATCCTTATGATATCATCAAGAAGGATTCCGTTACACAGGCTCTGCTTATTCCTAACACAGCGCAGAATGCTCAGGAAATAGGGGATTCTCTTGGCGTTCAGGGAAGTCTTGTCGATTTCGATGTCTCGAAAATTATGATTGAACAGACTCAGACTGCAGTGAATCATCTTGATGCGTTTATTGAATCTCGAATTGATAATACGGTCCACTACGACACCACCGTTACAAGCATCAGCGAAGAAGAAGCTCTTGTGCAACTTTTTAACGACATCCGTACCGTAGTTGTGGATACGTCTTACGGGTTTAGCGAAGAGACGGTCAACGGGATTTTAGACGGAGCTATAAACGAGGGTAATTATAAATTAATAGTTCGACCGGAAGACCAGGCGCTTATCGCGACGATGGTCGAAGCGAATGTTGATGCGAGCCGCGATACCACCATTGCGATAGATGAAATTTTATCTGTAACGCAGACAGACTTGTTCGATGCAATTCGACAAGGAAAAATGGATAGAGAACTTTTGCAAGCCGGTGTAAGCCAAGAACTGATTGATGCCATAAAAAATGGCGATGTAAATGAATTCAATATCGGTGAATATCGCAGTGGCGAAAAAACTGTAATTTCGGGTGATGATGTTGAACTTTATTACCATACGCGGTATTTCAGTCACTTGGGAGAATTTGTTGGAGATTATTCCAGTTCAATTAAATGTTCGGATCGTGATTTATATGGAGAAGAAGGTTGCTTAAAAACCAAGGGAAGAATTTTCCTAGCTTGGAATATGCGCTCTAATAATGGCCGTTTAGTGGGCACCGGAGTTTATATCGAACGCCTTGAAATCAAGGTTATCGTGAACGGGAAAAAAAATATACACCAGGTTCGGGATAAATTGATGGGCGTACGCCGTAAAGGTGGCGCGTTGTCTCATAAAAATAGTCTTTGA
- a CDS encoding right-handed parallel beta-helix repeat-containing protein, producing the protein MKTSLMTIAQMRLLAWLGVFALALTACTERNVAGGTEAESTIALYIQMADGTPASTARVRILPDDYLSSGPAEQTWNETDEDGQVSFDVRNGRYTIEARNVSESKASGAVHSIALDAKADSKVDTIKLGELTSIEGYVVLGESPVVRVAGLDRYVVPDSTGHFVIDSLPQGSFDVQIGDPEEVHSTTVQSNAGDTLFVDGSDVASDIKVVKPEIATATEYPESDWSAHEALLKQIQGYAVGTLGATGKTDSTGKIEKVEGEVCIVTTTEDLIDVVDSSKVDSLGNYGTKVALSQGSFRECAEKDTPVWILFEKDGTYNLRSPLRIKSDKTVDGRGRDIRITGMGVLTNESSNLIFENLTFTAPAITAHDTTSRRALSIHNRTHHVWVDHCTFEEYPLILVDVKRGSNAVTLSWNRFENAQSGILFGLEPDLFVDSAQTLTLHHNYFSNLELRGVLARRGKIHAYNNFIYGVGDAGMECSDYAACYIEGNVYNNDVPVRGYRLKNEDGAPDESTVGFVYMDSNTFGRGGEELAGDAQGYKPDYKVSVDEAGAELAVRVKNEAGPR; encoded by the coding sequence ATGAAAACTAGTTTGATGACGATTGCTCAAATGCGCTTGCTTGCTTGGCTTGGAGTTTTTGCGTTGGCTTTGACGGCGTGCACCGAAAGAAACGTTGCTGGTGGCACCGAAGCCGAGTCAACTATTGCTTTGTACATACAAATGGCGGATGGAACGCCCGCTTCAACGGCGCGCGTTCGCATTTTGCCTGATGACTACCTTTCTAGCGGCCCTGCGGAACAAACTTGGAACGAAACAGATGAGGATGGGCAGGTTTCGTTTGATGTCCGTAACGGCCGCTATACCATTGAAGCGCGTAACGTGAGTGAATCTAAGGCTTCGGGTGCTGTGCATTCTATAGCGCTTGATGCCAAGGCCGATTCCAAGGTTGATACCATCAAGTTGGGCGAACTAACGTCTATTGAAGGCTATGTAGTCCTTGGTGAATCGCCTGTTGTCCGCGTGGCGGGTCTTGACCGTTATGTTGTTCCTGATAGTACAGGGCATTTTGTAATTGACTCGCTTCCGCAGGGGAGTTTCGATGTGCAAATTGGCGACCCGGAGGAAGTCCATTCGACGACGGTCCAATCCAATGCAGGGGATACTTTGTTTGTTGACGGCTCCGATGTGGCTTCGGACATCAAGGTCGTAAAGCCTGAAATCGCAACAGCAACAGAATATCCCGAGAGCGACTGGAGTGCTCATGAAGCCTTGCTCAAACAAATTCAAGGCTATGCAGTTGGAACGCTTGGTGCTACTGGAAAAACCGACAGCACGGGAAAAATTGAGAAAGTGGAAGGCGAAGTTTGCATTGTCACGACAACTGAAGATTTAATTGATGTTGTCGACTCTTCAAAGGTGGATTCGTTGGGAAATTACGGAACTAAGGTCGCCTTGTCCCAGGGCTCTTTCCGTGAATGCGCCGAGAAGGATACTCCAGTCTGGATTCTCTTTGAAAAAGATGGAACGTACAATTTGCGTTCGCCATTGCGCATAAAGTCTGATAAAACTGTGGATGGTCGTGGGCGTGATATTCGCATTACGGGCATGGGGGTTTTGACAAATGAATCGTCCAATCTTATTTTTGAAAACTTGACTTTTACGGCGCCTGCGATAACAGCTCATGATACAACAAGCCGTCGCGCTCTCTCGATTCATAACCGCACGCACCATGTCTGGGTGGACCATTGCACGTTTGAAGAGTATCCGCTAATCTTGGTTGATGTCAAGCGAGGCTCGAATGCGGTCACGCTTTCGTGGAACCGTTTTGAAAATGCACAGTCAGGCATTTTATTTGGGCTGGAACCGGACCTTTTCGTTGATTCAGCACAGACGTTGACTTTGCATCACAATTACTTCTCGAACTTGGAACTTCGAGGCGTGCTTGCGCGTCGTGGTAAAATCCACGCCTACAACAATTTCATTTACGGCGTGGGCGATGCCGGAATGGAATGTTCTGATTATGCGGCTTGCTACATCGAGGGCAATGTCTACAATAACGATGTGCCAGTTCGGGGATATCGCCTGAAAAACGAAGATGGCGCGCCGGATGAATCGACGGTTGGATTTGTTTACATGGATTCGAATACGTTTGGTCGTGGTGGCGAGGAACTTGCTGGCGATGCCCAGGGCTATAAGCCCGATTACAAGGTTTCTGTTGATGAAGCTGGTGCAGAACTTGCCGTTCGTGTGAAAAACGAAGCCGGTCCCCGGTAG
- the glyA gene encoding serine hydroxymethyltransferase: MLKSTLQQTDPEIYNIIQKEAERQEYGIELIASENYTSKAVMEAMGSVLTNKYSEGYVGKRYYGGNEVIDEMEALAIDRCKKLFGCDHVNIQPLSGSPANAAVYFAVLKPGDKVLGLKLDHGGHLSHGHPVNFSGMLYNFVQYEVDKETGRIDMDKVREIALREKPKMILAGFSAYSRNLDWKRFKEIADEVGALTMADISHIAGLIAGKAIESPVPYFDIVTTTTHKTLRGPRSAIIMCKDRTIQKMVKGELKEVSLAKEIDKGVFPGMQGGPHDHINAGKAVAFLEALQPEFQTYAKNVIKNAQALCAEMQKLGYKVISDGTDNHLIVVDMTSKGVSGKEAEVAMEKVGISCSRSTIPFDPRKPMDPSGVRLGTAAITTRGFDEEDTREVARIIDRAIQAKDDEAGLAKIREDIVALCKKHPLYK, from the coding sequence ATGCTTAAATCTACATTGCAACAGACCGATCCGGAAATCTATAACATCATCCAGAAGGAAGCCGAACGCCAGGAATATGGTATCGAACTTATCGCTTCTGAAAACTACACTTCCAAGGCTGTGATGGAAGCCATGGGTTCTGTTCTCACGAACAAGTACAGTGAAGGTTACGTTGGCAAGCGCTACTACGGTGGTAACGAAGTTATCGACGAAATGGAAGCTCTCGCTATCGATCGTTGCAAGAAGCTCTTTGGTTGCGACCATGTGAACATTCAGCCGCTTTCCGGTTCTCCGGCTAACGCTGCTGTCTACTTCGCCGTTCTCAAACCGGGTGACAAGGTCCTCGGCCTCAAGCTCGACCACGGTGGACACCTTTCTCACGGTCATCCGGTGAACTTCTCCGGTATGCTCTACAACTTCGTGCAGTACGAAGTCGATAAGGAAACTGGTCGCATCGACATGGACAAGGTCCGCGAAATTGCTCTCCGCGAAAAGCCGAAGATGATCCTCGCTGGTTTCTCTGCTTACAGCCGTAACCTCGACTGGAAGCGCTTCAAGGAAATTGCAGACGAAGTTGGCGCTCTCACGATGGCTGACATTTCTCACATTGCTGGCCTCATCGCCGGTAAGGCAATCGAATCTCCGGTGCCGTACTTCGACATCGTGACGACCACGACCCACAAGACTCTCCGTGGCCCGCGTTCCGCAATCATCATGTGCAAGGACCGCACCATCCAGAAGATGGTGAAGGGCGAACTCAAGGAAGTTTCTTTGGCCAAGGAAATCGACAAGGGCGTGTTCCCGGGCATGCAGGGTGGTCCGCATGACCACATCAACGCCGGTAAGGCCGTTGCATTCCTCGAAGCTTTGCAACCGGAATTCCAGACCTACGCGAAGAACGTCATCAAGAACGCTCAGGCTCTCTGCGCCGAAATGCAGAAGCTCGGCTACAAGGTCATCAGCGATGGCACCGACAACCACCTCATCGTTGTCGATATGACTTCTAAGGGCGTTTCCGGTAAGGAAGCCGAAGTCGCTATGGAAAAGGTCGGCATCTCCTGCAGCCGTTCCACGATTCCGTTCGATCCGCGCAAGCCGATGGACCCGTCCGGTGTTCGTCTCGGTACTGCTGCTATCACGACCCGTGGCTTCGACGAAGAAGACACCCGCGAAGTGGCTCGCATTATCGACCGCGCTATCCAGGCTAAGGACGACGAAGCTGGTCTCGCCAAGATCCGCGAAGACATCGTCGCTCTCTGCAAGAAGCACCCGCTTTATAAGTAG
- a CDS encoding TIGR02147 family protein: MINIFEYLNYREFLKDAYEERHASDWRFSHRFIAEKAGFDSSMFNKILQGKRNLTDRIVEVFASIFCSDEREKAYFANMVAFNQAKTHTESRQFLEKLVASKECKVENLAKDQFEYFDHWYHAVVRELVTFYPYVGDDAALGLMVRPPISASQVKSSIALLERLSMIKKNEQTGFYEQTQGLVSSGFESYNTAVNAYIQQNLDVAQTAMDRFDRGERNLSTLAFGCDETTYKELVEMVRRFRREVLAKVGACQKPNRVFQLGMQLFPLSDPYPPPQRRGRKRRIRGAEIQNASREIADESREPAEVQGGNHEN; this comes from the coding sequence ATGATCAATATTTTTGAATATCTGAATTACCGCGAATTTTTGAAAGACGCCTACGAAGAGCGCCATGCAAGCGATTGGCGTTTTAGCCATCGTTTTATTGCCGAAAAAGCGGGCTTCGATTCATCGATGTTCAATAAGATCTTGCAGGGCAAGCGCAATTTGACCGACCGCATTGTCGAAGTTTTTGCGTCTATCTTTTGCAGTGACGAACGCGAAAAAGCGTACTTTGCAAACATGGTTGCTTTTAACCAGGCGAAAACGCATACCGAAAGCCGTCAATTCCTGGAAAAGCTTGTCGCGTCCAAGGAGTGCAAGGTTGAAAACTTGGCGAAGGACCAGTTTGAATATTTTGACCATTGGTACCATGCTGTCGTTCGTGAACTTGTGACGTTTTACCCGTATGTGGGGGACGATGCCGCTTTGGGCCTTATGGTACGCCCGCCGATTTCTGCAAGCCAGGTAAAGTCTTCGATTGCGCTTTTGGAACGCTTGTCGATGATCAAGAAAAACGAGCAAACAGGATTTTATGAACAAACGCAAGGTCTTGTTTCTAGTGGTTTTGAATCGTACAATACAGCGGTAAACGCTTACATCCAGCAGAATTTAGATGTGGCGCAAACGGCGATGGACCGCTTTGATCGCGGTGAACGCAATCTTTCGACGCTCGCATTTGGTTGTGACGAAACGACTTATAAAGAGCTTGTCGAAATGGTGCGCAGGTTCCGTCGCGAAGTGCTTGCTAAAGTAGGTGCGTGTCAAAAGCCGAATCGCGTTTTCCAGCTCGGCATGCAACTTTTCCCGCTTTCGGACCCGTATCCGCCACCGCAGAGGCGTGGGCGCAAACGCCGCATTCGTGGTGCCGAAATACAGAATGCTTCTCGTGAAATTGCGGATGAATCTCGCGAACCTGCCGAAGTTCAAGGGGGCAATCATGAAAACTAG